A DNA window from Grus americana isolate bGruAme1 chromosome 27, bGruAme1.mat, whole genome shotgun sequence contains the following coding sequences:
- the LOC129196851 gene encoding olfactory receptor 14A16-like translates to MTNCSSMTHFLLLAFADTRELQLLHFWLFLGIYLAALLANGLIITAIACDHHLHTPMYFFLLNLSLLDLGSVSTTVPKAMVNSLWNTKVISYTGCAAQVFFFYFLMPAQYYLLTVMSYDRYVAICQPLHYGTLLGSRACVHMAAAAWGSGFLYAVLHTANTFSIPLCHGNALDQFFCDVPQILKLSCSDAYLREFGLIVVSACLFFACFVFIMLSYVQIFRAVLRIPSEQGRHKAFSMCLPHLAVVSLFISSGMFSYLKPNSISSPSLDLVVAVLYSVVPPAVNPLIYSMRNQELKGAVQTLMTRCFSEAIYCPSPPTVHP, encoded by the coding sequence ATGACCAACTGCAGCTCCATGacccacttcctcctcctggcatttgcagacacacgggagctgcagctcttgcacttctggctcttcctgggcatctacctggctgctctcctggccaatggcctcatcatcactgccatagcctgcgaccaccacctccacacccccatgtacttcttcctcctcaacctctccctcctcgacctgggctccgTCTCCACCACTGTGCCTAAAGCCATGGTCAATTCCCTCTGGAACACAAAGGttatctcctacacaggatgtgctgcacaggtctttttcttttactttcttatgCCAGCACAGTATtatcttctcactgtcatgtcctatgaccgctacgttgccatctgccaacccctgcactacgggaccctcctgggcagcagagcttgtgtccacatggcagcagctgcctggggcagtgggtttctctatgctgtgctgcacacggccaatacattttcaattCCACTGTGCCATGGCAATGCcttggaccagttcttctgcgatgttccccagatcctcaagctctcctgctcagatgcctacctcagggagtTTGGGCttattgtggttagtgcctgtttattctttgcgtgttttgttttcattatgctgtcctatgtgcagatcttcagggctgtgctgaggatcccctctgagcagggacggcacaaagccttttccatgtgcctcccgCACTTGGCCGTGGTGTCCTTGTTTATCAGCAGTGGCATGTTTTCCTACCTGAAGCCCaactccatctcctccccatccctggacctggtggtggcagttctgtactcggtggtgcctccagcagtgaaccccctcatctacagcatgaggaaccaggagctcaagggtGCAGTTCAGACACTGATGACTAgatgtttttcagaagcaatataCTGCCCATCTCCTCCTACAGTTCACCCGTAA
- the LOC129196852 gene encoding olfactory receptor 14J1-like, whose protein sequence is MSNCSSMTHFLLLAFADTRELQLLHFWLFLGIYLAALLANGLIITAIACNHHLHTPMYFFLLNLSILGLGSISTTVPKSMANSLWDTRAISYTGCAAQVFFFFFLISAEYSLLTVMSYDRYVAICQPLHYGTLLGSRACVHMAAAAWGSGFLTAVLHTANTFSIPLCQGNALDQFFCEIPQILKLSCSHSYFREVVIIVVSVCVAFVCFVFIVLSYVQIFRAVLRIPSEQGRHKAFSTCLHHLAVVSLFINTSAFAYMKPPSISYPSLDLVVAVLYSVVPPAVNPLIYSMRNQELKEAIKKVISWMFLSHYKPSMSLQK, encoded by the coding sequence ATGTCCAACTGCAGCTCCATGacccacttcctcctcctggcatttgcagacacacgggagctgcagctcttgcacttctggctcttcctgggcatctacctggctgctctcctggccaatggcctcatcatcactgccatagcctgcaaccaccacctccacacccccatgtacttcttcctcctcaacctctccatcctcggcctgggctccatctccaccactgtccctaaatccatggccaattccctctgggacaccagggccatctcctacacaggatgtgctgctcaggtctttttctttttctttctgatctcagcagaGTATTCTCTCCTCACAGTCATGTCCTATGACcgctatgttgccatctgccaacccctgcactacgggaccctcctgggcagcagagcttgtgtccacatggcagcagctgcctggggcagtgggtttctcactgctgtgctgcacacggccaatacattttctataccactctgccagggcaatgccctggaccagttcttctgtgaaatccctcagatcctcaagctctcctgctcacatTCCTACTTCAGGGAAGTTGTGATtattgtggttagtgtctgtgtagcatttgtgtgttttgttttcattgtgctgtcctatgtgcagatcttcagggctgtgctgaggatcccctctgagcagggacggcacaaagccttttccacgtgcctccatcacctggccgtggtctccctgtttatcaacACATCTGCATTTGCCTACAtgaaacccccctccatctcttacccatccctggacctggtggtggcagttctgtactcggtggtgcctccagcagtgaaccccctcatctacagcatgaggaaccaggagctcaaggaggccattaagaaagtgatttcatgGATGTTTTTGAGTCATTATAAACCTTCCATGTCTCTTCAGAAGTGA